CCGACGACTACGCGGCGCTCGGCGCGGCCATCGCGGCCGGCATGGTGACGGCGGCCCCGGGCGTCTGAACCGTCCGGCACCCGGGACCGCCGACCCCTGCTTTCCTACGCGTCGCGGCGCAGCGGCGGAGCGGCCGGCGTCTCCGGCACCGGCCCGAAGAGCACGGCCTTCGCCACGGCCGGGGCGAACAGCGCCGTCAGCGGGGAGGCCAGGGTGAGGGCCGCACGGAAGGGCGCCCCGACGCCCGGGTCGCCCGCGGCCCGCTCCTGCACCCGGCGCAGGTACCAGCCGAGCACCTTGTCCATCGGCGCCGGGCGCGCCGCGTCCCCGGTGGCGCCCGGCATCTTCTTGTCGGCGCCCGCCGAGATGTCCCAGGCCTGCCGCGAGGCGTCGAGGAGCGCGCGCTGCACCTGCCGCGTGGTCGCGGTGCGCTTCGGGTCGGCGAGGGCCCGGCGCAGGGCGACGGCGGAGAGCGCGGCGACCGCCATGCCCTGTCCATAGATCGGGTTGAAGGTGCAGAGGGCGTCGCCGGTGGCGAGGAAGCCGGCCGGTCGGCGCCCCGGACGGTCGTACCGGCGCCGGATGTTGGCGGTCTTCCGGAAGCCGTACACCGGGGACACCGGCTCGGCCTGCGCCAGCCACTCGCTGACCACCGGGTGCGGCAGTCGCTTCGCGTACTCCTCGAACGCCCCCTCCTCCGTGGGAGGTTCGTCGCCGCGCAGCCCCGACAGGGTCACCAGGTGGTGTCCGTCGCCGAGGGGAAGGATCACGCCGCCGTACACCTGGGAGGGGTTGGGCACGATGTAGTAGCCGAGGGCGTCGGTGTCCGCGTCCGTGGCCGGCGAGCGGTAGACCCGTGTGCCGTAGGCGAGTCCGGTGTCGAGGGTCTCCTCGTGCGGGGCCTCGGCGCCGATCGCCGCCAGCCAGTCCGCCGCCTTCGTGGACCGCCCGGAGGCGTCCACGACGAGGTCGGCCTCCAGGACGCGGGTCTCCTTCTCGGCGCCCGCGCCGCGCTCGCGCAGCCGTACGCCGCGGACGCGCGACGAGTCGCCGGTCAGGCCCACCGTCTCGTGGCCCTCGATCAGTTCGATGCGCGGGTCGGCGAGGACCCGCTGCCGCACCAGCCACTCCAGTTGCGGGCGCGGGCCCGTGGAGTAGTGCGTGGTCGCCGCCGTCCGGCGGAACCACTGGCCGTTCTGCCACTGGACCATGTCCTCGGGCGCGCCCACCCTGGGCGCCCCGAGCTCCTTCAGCTCCGCCATGAATCCCGGAAGCAGCTCGTCGAACGCCTGCTGCCCGCCCGCGATGAGCACATGGAGGTGTC
The sequence above is a segment of the Streptomyces sp. NBC_01255 genome. Coding sequences within it:
- a CDS encoding NAD(P)/FAD-dependent oxidoreductase — protein: MADDLGRRATRHAVVIGGSLAGLLAARVLAEHAEKVTVVERDRLPEGPDARPGVPQGRHLHVLIAGGQQAFDELLPGFMAELKELGAPRVGAPEDMVQWQNGQWFRRTAATTHYSTGPRPQLEWLVRQRVLADPRIELIEGHETVGLTGDSSRVRGVRLRERGAGAEKETRVLEADLVVDASGRSTKAADWLAAIGAEAPHEETLDTGLAYGTRVYRSPATDADTDALGYYIVPNPSQVYGGVILPLGDGHHLVTLSGLRGDEPPTEEGAFEEYAKRLPHPVVSEWLAQAEPVSPVYGFRKTANIRRRYDRPGRRPAGFLATGDALCTFNPIYGQGMAVAALSAVALRRALADPKRTATTRQVQRALLDASRQAWDISAGADKKMPGATGDAARPAPMDKVLGWYLRRVQERAAGDPGVGAPFRAALTLASPLTALFAPAVAKAVLFGPVPETPAAPPLRRDA